The Capsicum annuum cultivar UCD-10X-F1 chromosome 1, UCD10Xv1.1, whole genome shotgun sequence sequence gaaaatcatccatacgaattCCCAAATTGATAGATCCCATGGCTCTCTGgaccccttggttgaagccttagATCATTATGCTGATTTCTGTGAGTTCATCGGTAGCGATTCCAAGTTCCTTCATTGTATGGATAGGCAGGATGTTAACTCTATATCCCTCATTaatcaagattctatttatcCTTTTTCCTAGAACTTGACCTACAATGTACAAGGAACGATTTTATAAGGCTCCTCCAAGAAGAAGATCATCAtttgtaaatatgatttttgtatcacatacatgtgcctcttAGCCAAGAGTTTGAGCAAGCTTTTcagaagatgaaggaacttccatgggtagattctcaccctttgccccctctttggcagtattaaaacaagacgCCTCAAGGTTGACTCGAGCAGTCTTCACAtgaaaccaacttggtaagaGTTCGCCCAATGTTACTGGACATCGTTGTTTCTTAAGGTGAAGCTCCATTATGCTAGTCCTTTTCAgaagttcaaccaacttctgtttccttggtttcttcactATTCTCCTTCTGGTTGGCTGCTTGGATGACTCCTTTCGCAAACTCATCTTCTTTTGTCTGCACCTGGTCACCAGAGTCCAATCTCCATCATTACCTTCGCCAACTAAagacctgtcaggctctaatatcTTCTCATTATGCTCTTCGGCATATATTTGAATTGGGTCgagcgagccaaaagtgataAAGATTTGATAAGAACTGGTCGTCTCATtgtcgaagaagatcttcttctcttttgctagttgcatgaatttatctttaaagacaaagcatttTTCCAGAGAATGACTtacgagcctatgatatttgcaataattagggtcattggtccttccagcttcgttgggacgcttcatctctgggagttcaatgagcttatgctcaagaaattgatcaaaaatctcagcaacatcagaatcaaggaagggatattccttttcttgcatctcctttaatgTTTTCTAATTCGGACGTGCTCCAAAAGTCGTCTTCACACTTTTCTTCTTTCTCACATTTGTGGcgaccttcacaggagacacatcaacatttATGGACTCTTTGtgtcatttttggggacaaacttgccccatcttttgggttcctacttatcctttccccttcgaggaTCATAGATATACGTTGATCCTTTTctagcagaagacatgctcaaatCTATATCGTGAGCATGGGTAGCTagctcttcaaaggatttaggcttaatgccttgcaagatacagagaagctcccagtgcattccttggacgcacatctctattgcagaagctttgctgagcctatctttgcagtttaggctagcatttctccatcaattgatgaagtcaatgactggttcGTCTTTTCTTTaccgagtatttgtgagctctaccatgctcactgtacgccttgtgctataaaagcgatTTAGGAATTTGTGCTCCAATTGCTCCCAGGTATCGATGAAATTAGACTCAAGTTTCGTATACCAATCATAGGTGTTTTCCTTTACGAAATGAACAAACTCTTTGACAATATAGTCACCATAAGTTCCAGCATTGTTatatgtctcaacaaagtgtgagacatgttgttttgggttccctttgccctcaaattgttaaaatttggggggttgatagccggcaggcattttgaggctatttaTCCTTGCTTTGGAGGGCTTGGCATATGCAAGGGAAGATTTGGTAACAACATCATACTTGTTTTTGAGGGTTCTTTCGATTAATTACCTCAATTGCCCAATTGAgatcattccctcagaagaaacttaCACCTCTTTAGTCGGTGatgtttgtttcacaggattttctgTCTCATGAACCTCTGAAGAATTTTCaggtgcatggctagactctCCATCTATCAGACCTTtcaccctatccactatcttatcaattcgaGCATCTTGATTCTAGACATATTTGGTCAggccttcaattgcctttgtcagatttgCAATCTGCTCTTCCATAGATAAAGCATTAGTCACCATTATTTGGATGATTACTAGAGACTTTGGAGAGTAACGTGGATTGTCGCATAAGTTAATCTTCGAAGTGCTCAGCTTATGCagtgtaagtggagatgacgcatttgttgaacgaccatcgctctttACGTCAGAGTATTTGGAACTAGAGTGATCAAGTAGAGCTAAAGTCCTTTTAAGCGATTCCACCACATTGCTTCCTCCTTCCGAAGTACTTTCATTGGACTTCATTCTTTTTGGGgttaaagatccaaaaactggagtTGGCGCGGACaacactggatgtgtttgttgtcctagcaagcctgccttgctccttgtgacagctcctaagcttccgaaagtaacaccaaggatgctttctacttcagcagagaactttgaatcagcagtcttagaagcagttgattgagagttgaccttcttggaagttaTTTCAGTGTTGTTAAACTTTgcagttggaaaagttgagatgagaggtagagattgtcccactgggcgtgccagaatttgttggacaataaattTTCGAGGtcgaaaataaataatcgagacaagaaaaatatattgcaacaatcaatttattaatttcaatatatgagtgttacaatctctatgaatcctctgattcgtcttttcaaatataaattcaagggcttaaaacttgatcttgaatttgaacttgatttcttgatttgagggacttgatcttgacttgtgcttgagttcaagggcttttgagcttattcttgaatattgcggttttgatcttgaattttgatgaacttaatttgaatgcttgagttttTTAGGGAAATTGCGGTGTTTGATCCACGATCTTTCTCTTGCTTCTTATTCGAGTTCTGGGggcccttttctgaattatgagactcctatttatagttgtaggaacgggaagagtcatgatgaagatggacttccttTAACCAATCAACTTCAAGTGATGTGACACATTTTATGGGCTTTAATTTCATTGGGTCTGCTGCACATTTTGACATGTgacatggtcctattggctcctttaCTTGACTTGgtatgccacgtcatttgacaagTGGCACTTATTTGGGTCTCTacaatatgacaatatcttgtgctAAATAAAGTGGACTCATTATTTGTAGTTCAtaatggactagcccaataaaaattggactttatttAAATCTATACATGTTTGAACTTAAAtgattaatctaattatattaatccgcaatatttatttgaggctaATCTATTTTAAAGttaacataatctgaattttgtacgaatttcaatttaatatttCGTTGGCACAATGGTTATTCtcgaaaaatgaacaaaaaaaaggtAGAATCACGTATCCAACACTTCTATGGAGAAATCACATATCACATAGTACATCGCTACAATCGGAGCTTCTACAAAATCACCACATCGGAGCTCCCTAGctcctaaaatattaaaataaaattctgaaaTCTGTCATTTATAAATTCGTTAGAACTTTTAGTGGTGACTTTTCACGTTCACAACAGAAGATCTGCTTTCGCAACACCTTTAGTGGCGACTCTTAGCTTTCTTAACTAAAACCTAGCGCTCGCGACCTCAATTGCACTAACACGAGATCGAAATCACCACATCGGAGCTCCCTAGctcctaaaatattaaaataaaattctgaaaTCTGTCATTTATAAATTCGTTAGAACTTTTAGTGGTGACTTTTCACGTTCACAACAGAAGATCTGCTTTCGCAACACCTTTAGTGGCGACTCTTAGCTTTCTTAACTAAAACCTAGCGCTCGCGACCTCAATTGCACTAACACGAGATCGACATGGTAAAAAGGTCATAATTTCATACAAACTCAAAATGTGATAATTCTCTTCGCAATGGTCCAAAATTACAATACAGGTCTAATGGTGCAATCAAAACACTATTTGGAGCTCAAGTCCCAAAGAAGATgttagaaaaagaggaaaaagaaattGCATAAACAGGTTCTTCATTGTCCATTTCGATACTATTACAAACTTTATTGAGCTGAAAGAAAGGTGTACATCGAGTGAAGTAGTTCAAATACCTAAAAGAAACCGAACATCATACTTTCAACCTAACTCTATCCTAAAGCAGCACAAAAGTAGAACTTAGGAACTAGAAAGAAGAAACAGTTGTTCACTTTATTTACATGGCTCCCACTAATACCCACCGCTTTGTTTTTCCCGGCAGAGCTCAAATAGGAAAACCAAATCTTCTATTTTGTGGCTGCAAGAACAGCTGAACCTTCCACCTGAAATATCATCAGTAGGCCCTTTTATATCAGCACCAGTGAATACCAGAACGTGTGGTTCAGAAATGATTTTACTAATGCATCCATTATTAATTTGTCACACTGTATGCAGATTtactgtaaatatatatgtacaaatgtatgcattttgttttaaaaaaatgatgttaTATACGGTTCAAATCCAGGTCAGGGAACAATATATGTTAACTGCCACCACACTACATCGATCCATCACCTGATTCGTTCAATGTGAATCAGTAAATACCAGCCACTAAGTTGAATTGTATTCATATATAGCCACTACATACAAGAGCATATATAGCAGAGAAAGAGGCCAGTGGTCTTTCATAGTTCCACCAATCATGAATAAAAGTTTGGTTGTCCTTTTTCTCTTTGTGGTCATCACATCAAGTTTTGATAAGGTTGTTGATTTGAACAGCTTTGTTCACGGATCGGATAGGTAGATGTTACATATTGGGGCCAGTAAAAAACGCTATAATTAATGTTAAATGTCCCAATCTGACTGCATCTGCTCTGATATTTGTTAGTGAAGATATAGAAAAAGTTTCTTTTATCAAGTTGTCACACAAGGGTCCACTTCCTAATGGTTTTGTTTATTTGACAACTAAGCAACTCATAGCCCAGTATGTAAGTGCATGAGTGAGAAATGGAAATTCATTAGCGCGATATCGACACTTGCTTTAAATTAGTGATGATCGTTGATGAATAAGTCCATTCAATATCAAATGTCATTGTCCCTAGCATGCGGTGAAataattcaatattttgaatTGGTATATATATTTTCTCGATAAACACTAAATTTATGGCCATGAATTGTAGTGATGTCAATGTTGTTGATCATGTAGAAAATTTGTATTAGATTATGTGGAATGAGGGAGACTAAATTTTCAGAGCCCAAAAGCCCAAAGGATTAATCTTCAGGTACTTAGAATTTTATAATCATTATAAGTAAAGGGACCACTACAGATGATGTTACTAGGACCAGTTCAGAATGATTGAGAGTAATATGTCGCTAAGCGATTAAAATATCACTTACCATAAACTTAGCGCCCCATATTTCTTCCTCAGTAGCAGGAACGGCCGTGATCTTGTTCTTCGGGTTCTCGTAGCTTCTCAGTCCTCCAACTGCTGTAGAGTAGAAACACCCTGAAAAAGCAAACAAAAGATGtgataatattataaaaagaTAACGGATATGTTAGTCTTCTGCTTGGACAGATTTCTTGCCTCTGTGAATGTCACTTTCCGAATTGTTTATTTACATACATGTTAATTTGGTCATGCTAAGTCTAAAAAGCATAATTACATCAGTAGTTTACCCACTACATAAATCAGATCATCTAAAGGAGAATAATCTGTCAAACCTACCTTGAGGAAAAGAAGCAAGTGACTTGCCACAAGAACCTTTAAGCAAATCAGCATCATTGGCAAAGGCCACATACCCATCAGCAGTGATTCCCCAGTAGAGGGGTACCTTACCAACTTGATCCTGTTTACAAGAACACAAATATAATATTATAGGTAAGGCACTAAGGTTCAAAATTCAACCACATCTACTATAAGGCAATTTTGGGTAGGTAAAAGTTACTTACAGTAGCAACAAACAAGGTGGAAGTAGACTTGTCAAAAACAATGAAAGCAAAATTGCCTTCAAGGTGACCAACAACATGGTTTGGAGGGTAAGGTGCCCTGTCACGAAGTGCCTTGTATGCTTCAATTACCAGCATCACCTCATTTGCAGACTTGGCAAGGCCATATTGTTGCCTTAGACTCCCTAAGTTGTCAAGTGATCcctcaaacaaacaaaatatgtCATCCTTAACAGCAAATGACCTGCCATTTCCCCCAAGAAGTTAATCTAACAAGTCAATACATTTTCTTCGAAACATCcgttaaattgaagaaaatggtaCTGCAAGGTCACGACAGATTCTTTCCGCAAAACAAACGCAATATCTACAATACAAATCTATTATAGGCAAACAATTTTATAATTGTTACTCAAAATATGAACCTTATCAAGGAATAAATAAAACAACTGTGCATACAAATTCTTGTTTAGTTTATGTGCTTCTTTTTCAAGTGATAGGAATAAACAAACCTTTCATACTTGGCGGTGGGTCAATAGATTAATTTTTCAAagttaaattagattagattaatttattaatttaaaattaaaaatttatatattcaaaaattatatgaatagtATTATAGT is a genomic window containing:
- the LOC107841200 gene encoding stem-specific protein TSJT1, which codes for MLGVFSSSIVSPPDELVAVGSRTPSPKTTSDALVNRFVQRNSSAISMLIGDFVQLSYSHSNESAVLPRSFAVKDDIFCLFEGSLDNLGSLRQQYGLAKSANEVMLVIEAYKALRDRAPYPPNHVVGHLEGNFAFIVFDKSTSTLFVATDQVGKVPLYWGITADGYVAFANDADLLKGSCGKSLASFPQGCFYSTAVGGLRSYENPKNKITAVPATEEEIWGAKFMVEGSAVLAATK